A genome region from Flavobacterium sp. CFS9 includes the following:
- a CDS encoding cytochrome c biogenesis protein CcdA: MNPNYYQQTITPKSIWNKSIVFLLFFLFAFAKGNAQILEPVKWTSKIEKRAGNNAVLIFDGTIEKEWHMYSQFTPDGGPLALEITFKNQKGNYNLVGKAKEGKTKTAFNDVFGVNETFFEGKAHIEQEITIINPDLKTVEVDFDFQVCKEVCINSSKKFSIAIPSNFKMDAVAAVTDSKTPETKVDGLAVDTTKTAVETAKADPVKVQTAETPAKDNMSLPASSRSLWSIFFIAFISGFAALLTPCVFPMIPMTVSFFTKQSKSRAKGIRNAIIYGFSIIAIYVILGLIVTKIFGADALNALSTDVWFNLIFFVILIIFATSFLGAFEIMLPNSWANKADQQADRGGLIGILFMALALAIVSFSCTGPIVGTLLVEAASNGGIAPVVGMLGFSLALALPFMFFAMFPGWLNSLPKSGGWLNTVKVVLGFLELALAFKFLSNADLVLQLHFLEREVFIAIWIAIFAALTLYLFGKITLPHDSPLNHISVGRLYLGLLTLVFTVYLIPGLWGAPLKLISAFPPPPQYSESPFGVGGSSASGNSSVEIVSGMPAGAELGPHGIMVFHDYEDGLAYAKSINKPIMLDFTGYACVNCRKMENNVWSEPMILPILKNDVVLISLYVDDKRDLPKEEQYVTAKGDKIETVGDKWTDFMISKYKTNTQPLYVITDLEGKNLNPSKPTISYVSAEEYLQWLKEGISNFK; encoded by the coding sequence ATGAACCCTAACTACTACCAACAAACAATAACACCAAAAAGTATCTGGAATAAATCCATTGTTTTTTTGCTGTTTTTTCTTTTTGCATTTGCAAAAGGCAATGCTCAAATTCTCGAACCGGTAAAATGGACTTCAAAAATTGAAAAGCGAGCCGGAAATAATGCTGTTTTGATTTTTGACGGAACCATTGAAAAAGAGTGGCACATGTATTCGCAGTTTACACCGGATGGCGGGCCGCTTGCTTTGGAAATTACTTTTAAAAATCAGAAAGGAAATTACAATTTGGTTGGAAAGGCTAAAGAAGGAAAAACCAAAACAGCTTTTAATGATGTTTTTGGTGTAAATGAAACTTTCTTTGAAGGCAAAGCACATATCGAACAAGAGATCACAATCATCAATCCGGATTTAAAAACGGTCGAGGTTGATTTTGACTTTCAGGTTTGTAAAGAAGTTTGTATCAATTCCAGTAAAAAGTTTTCAATTGCGATTCCATCAAACTTTAAAATGGATGCTGTTGCGGCAGTAACAGACTCAAAAACTCCTGAAACTAAAGTGGATGGTTTGGCTGTAGATACTACAAAAACAGCTGTTGAGACTGCTAAAGCTGATCCTGTAAAAGTGCAGACTGCCGAAACTCCGGCTAAAGATAATATGTCTTTACCTGCTTCCTCCAGAAGTTTATGGTCGATCTTTTTTATCGCTTTTATTTCAGGATTTGCAGCTTTACTGACCCCTTGTGTTTTTCCGATGATTCCTATGACGGTAAGTTTTTTTACGAAACAAAGTAAAAGCAGGGCAAAAGGAATACGAAATGCAATCATTTATGGTTTTTCTATTATTGCTATTTATGTAATATTAGGTTTGATTGTGACCAAGATTTTTGGCGCAGATGCGTTGAATGCATTGTCTACGGATGTTTGGTTTAACCTGATTTTCTTTGTGATCCTGATCATTTTTGCTACTTCATTTTTAGGAGCTTTCGAAATAATGCTGCCTAATTCCTGGGCCAATAAAGCGGATCAGCAAGCAGACAGAGGAGGGTTAATTGGGATATTGTTTATGGCGTTGGCTTTAGCTATTGTATCGTTTTCTTGTACCGGACCTATTGTTGGAACCTTATTAGTCGAAGCCGCTTCAAATGGTGGAATTGCTCCAGTTGTTGGAATGTTAGGATTCTCACTTGCATTAGCACTGCCATTTATGTTCTTTGCGATGTTCCCGGGCTGGTTGAATTCGCTGCCAAAATCGGGTGGATGGCTGAATACCGTAAAAGTAGTTTTAGGATTCCTGGAATTGGCTTTAGCCTTTAAATTTTTATCAAATGCTGATTTGGTACTTCAGCTGCACTTTTTGGAAAGAGAAGTTTTCATCGCCATCTGGATCGCTATTTTTGCAGCTCTGACGTTGTATTTATTTGGGAAAATTACATTGCCTCATGATAGTCCTCTAAATCATATTTCGGTTGGAAGATTGTATTTAGGATTGCTTACATTAGTGTTTACGGTATATCTGATTCCGGGGCTTTGGGGAGCGCCTTTAAAATTAATCAGTGCATTCCCGCCACCACCACAATATAGTGAAAGTCCATTTGGAGTAGGAGGATCCTCTGCTTCGGGGAACAGCAGCGTTGAAATTGTCTCAGGCATGCCGGCAGGAGCGGAGTTGGGACCTCATGGTATCATGGTTTTTCATGATTATGAAGATGGTTTAGCGTATGCAAAATCAATCAACAAACCGATTATGCTGGATTTTACAGGTTATGCTTGTGTGAATTGCAGAAAAATGGAAAACAATGTATGGTCGGAACCAATGATTCTTCCAATCCTGAAAAATGATGTTGTCTTGATTTCTCTTTATGTGGATGATAAACGTGATTTACCAAAAGAAGAGCAGTATGTTACAGCAAAAGGAGATAAAATCGAAACTGTGGGAGATAAATGGACCGATTTTATGATTTCAAAATATAAAACCAATACACAGCCATTATATGTGATTACAGATTTAGAAGGGAAGAATTTAAATCCTTCAAAACCTACTATCAGTTATGTAAGCGCAGAAGAATATTTGCAATGGCTGAAAGAAGGAATTTCTAATTTTAAGTAG
- a CDS encoding IS3 family transposase, with translation MRKYERTFKEYAVKLSYGRGKGQIENLEKELGTTRGCLNRWRKDFKKFGKGSFCGGGYLKLTPEQALITNLEKKLKESQHTLEILKSGSKYVSQGKAMIKQFIENNKSKFSILKICTVLEVSRSTYYWRKKHEPTNTKIRVNLLKEEITAIFYEFKHTYGCIKITKELEKRGFKIHSSRVSLYMKMLGLRRKVKRKYKVTTDSTHNHYVSPNVLNREFRVNEPSKAWVSDITHIQTTNGFLYLTIVMDLFDRKIIGWSLGDRLSTKQTTLPAWEMAIKNRKIAKDLIFHSDRGVQYANKIFTSTLDSYKCVRRSMSRRQSHYDNAVSESFFNSFKAELINGNKLLPRNQMKVKVYEYIENWYNKKRRHSFLGYKTIEEFDKINNLV, from the coding sequence ATGAGAAAATATGAACGTACTTTCAAAGAATATGCAGTAAAATTAAGTTATGGCAGAGGAAAGGGGCAAATTGAAAATCTTGAAAAAGAGCTGGGGACAACTCGAGGCTGTCTAAATAGATGGCGGAAAGACTTTAAAAAATTTGGAAAAGGAAGTTTTTGTGGAGGTGGCTACTTAAAATTAACTCCCGAACAAGCCTTAATTACTAACCTTGAAAAGAAACTCAAAGAATCACAGCATACACTGGAAATTTTAAAAAGTGGAAGTAAATACGTTTCTCAAGGAAAAGCAATGATTAAACAATTCATTGAAAACAATAAATCTAAATTCTCAATTTTAAAGATATGTACCGTGTTAGAAGTGTCGAGAAGTACATATTACTGGAGAAAAAAACATGAACCTACAAATACGAAAATTCGAGTAAATTTATTAAAAGAAGAAATTACAGCTATATTTTATGAATTTAAACATACGTATGGTTGCATAAAAATTACTAAAGAGCTTGAAAAGAGGGGATTTAAAATACACAGCTCGCGAGTATCACTATATATGAAAATGCTGGGCCTTCGAAGAAAAGTCAAAAGAAAATATAAGGTCACAACTGATTCAACTCATAATCATTATGTGTCTCCAAATGTATTAAATAGAGAATTTAGAGTTAATGAACCTTCTAAAGCTTGGGTTTCCGATATTACACACATACAAACAACGAATGGCTTTCTATACCTTACCATTGTTATGGATTTATTTGACAGGAAAATCATTGGATGGAGTTTAGGTGATCGATTGAGCACTAAACAAACTACCTTACCTGCTTGGGAAATGGCAATTAAAAACAGGAAAATTGCTAAAGACTTAATTTTCCATTCTGATAGAGGTGTTCAATATGCCAATAAAATTTTTACCAGTACGTTAGACTCCTATAAATGCGTTCGGCGTAGTATGAGTCGGAGACAAAGTCATTATGATAATGCCGTTTCTGAAAGTTTTTTCAATTCTTTTAAAGCTGAGTTAATTAATGGAAATAAACTCCTACCGAGGAATCAAATGAAAGTTAAAGTATATGAATACATTGAAAATTGGTATAATAAAAAGAGAAGACATTCATTCTTAGGTTACAAGACAATCGAAGAATTTGATAAAATTAATAATTTAGTCTAA
- a CDS encoding IS3 family transposase, translating into MKERRIYDRNFRVNAVKLGLETNLSKVAKELGIAPTNIYRWQKELQKYGKESFCGPGRFRNPEQKRFSELKRTLKQKLKETQLEIEIFKKSSKYISEGKPMIFHFIENNLNTYPLWRMCKVLGIRDYTYYRWKNHVISPRQHQTILLEEEITSIFHEYKGIYGNVKISAELQSRGFKLSRAQVTLYMKKLGLTSKVRRRDKATSSKFYNPYVFPNVLNRQFKAEEPSQVWVSGITIIETATGFLFLTIIIDLFDKKIIGWSLSNGSTIKETSIPSWEMAVHNRKIKKGLIFHSDRSPQYANKLFTHKLNSYKEVRQSMSRTRNHLDNIIPKNFFTSFRSELMASNILPTKKQIEEKIFEHVENRH; encoded by the coding sequence ATGAAAGAACGAAGAATTTATGACCGTAATTTCAGGGTAAATGCAGTTAAACTAGGCCTTGAAACAAATCTTTCTAAAGTTGCAAAAGAACTTGGCATAGCTCCGACCAATATCTATAGATGGCAAAAAGAACTTCAAAAATATGGGAAAGAAAGTTTTTGTGGACCAGGTCGTTTTAGGAATCCTGAACAAAAAAGATTTTCCGAACTTAAAAGAACACTTAAACAAAAACTTAAAGAGACTCAGCTTGAAATTGAAATTTTTAAGAAATCAAGTAAATATATTTCTGAGGGAAAACCAATGATTTTTCATTTTATTGAAAACAATTTGAATACATATCCGCTTTGGAGAATGTGTAAAGTTTTAGGTATAAGAGATTATACGTATTATAGGTGGAAGAATCATGTAATATCTCCAAGACAACATCAAACAATCTTATTAGAAGAAGAAATAACTTCTATATTTCATGAATATAAAGGGATATATGGTAATGTAAAGATTTCAGCAGAATTGCAAAGTCGGGGTTTCAAATTATCACGTGCTCAAGTTACTCTCTATATGAAAAAATTAGGCCTTACGAGCAAGGTTAGAAGAAGAGATAAAGCTACCTCTAGTAAATTTTATAATCCTTATGTTTTTCCCAATGTTCTCAATCGACAATTTAAAGCTGAAGAACCTTCTCAGGTTTGGGTTTCGGGTATAACCATTATAGAAACAGCGACTGGATTTTTGTTCCTAACAATTATTATAGATTTATTTGACAAAAAAATTATAGGATGGAGTTTGAGTAATGGATCAACAATAAAAGAAACTTCTATCCCTTCCTGGGAAATGGCGGTTCATAATCGAAAAATAAAGAAGGGGTTAATATTTCATTCTGATCGATCACCTCAATACGCCAATAAATTGTTTACTCATAAATTAAACTCTTATAAAGAGGTCAGACAAAGCATGAGCCGAACAAGGAATCATTTAGATAATATTATTCCTAAAAACTTTTTTACTTCTTTTAGATCTGAATTAATGGCTTCAAATATACTTCCGACTAAAAAACAAATAGAAGAAAAGATATTTGAACATGTTGAAAATAGGCATTAA
- a CDS encoding amidohydrolase family protein has product MINKNIYIGLLAFCASLQIKAQQIPAPQQTKSVLILNATAHLGNGSVIQNSAVGFKDGKLTLVADATTVRIAADAYDTTIDASGKHIYPGFIVANATLGLVEIDAVKSSDDQEEIGTFNPNVRSIIAYNSESKVVETVRPNGILMAQITPRGGRISGTSSVVQLDAWSWKDAIIKENDGIHLDFPSNFRRSGSWFEPGVIEANKDYPKQVEEIAAFWGNAKAYNQAASKERNIVFEATKGLFDGTQTLYIHADEEKQIVDAIQLAASNQIKKIVVVGGFEAYKAADVLQKYNVGVFLRRVHDMPTSDDEDVNLPYKMAKILTDKGIVVGLENSGDHERMSVRNLPFLAGTCAAYGLDREKALQLITSNTAKLLGIDATCGTLETGKDATLFISEGDALDMRTNKLTTAFIQGRKINLETFQTKLNDKFKTKFNQK; this is encoded by the coding sequence ATGATTAATAAAAACATATATATAGGTCTGCTTGCTTTTTGTGCCTCATTGCAAATAAAAGCACAGCAAATACCGGCACCACAACAAACCAAATCGGTTTTGATTTTAAATGCTACTGCGCATTTAGGTAACGGAAGCGTTATTCAAAACAGTGCCGTAGGATTTAAAGACGGAAAGTTAACCTTGGTAGCAGATGCAACGACCGTGAGAATTGCTGCCGATGCATACGACACAACCATTGACGCCAGCGGAAAACACATTTACCCAGGATTTATCGTAGCTAATGCAACATTAGGTTTGGTAGAAATTGATGCCGTGAAATCGTCAGACGATCAGGAAGAAATTGGAACTTTTAATCCAAACGTAAGAAGTATTATCGCTTACAATTCTGAATCGAAAGTAGTAGAAACCGTTCGTCCGAATGGGATTTTAATGGCTCAGATCACTCCTCGCGGGGGTAGAATTTCCGGAACTTCTTCTGTGGTGCAATTAGATGCCTGGAGCTGGAAAGATGCCATTATAAAGGAGAATGACGGAATTCACCTTGACTTCCCTTCTAATTTCAGAAGATCGGGATCATGGTTTGAACCGGGAGTTATTGAAGCCAACAAAGATTATCCAAAACAAGTAGAAGAAATCGCTGCTTTCTGGGGTAATGCAAAAGCTTACAATCAGGCTGCTTCAAAAGAAAGAAACATTGTTTTTGAAGCTACAAAAGGTCTTTTTGACGGAACTCAGACGCTATACATCCATGCCGACGAAGAAAAACAAATCGTTGATGCTATTCAGTTAGCGGCAAGCAATCAGATCAAAAAAATAGTTGTTGTAGGTGGTTTTGAAGCCTATAAAGCTGCTGATGTACTGCAAAAATATAATGTTGGTGTATTCTTAAGACGTGTTCATGACATGCCTACAAGTGACGACGAAGATGTAAATCTGCCTTATAAAATGGCCAAAATACTTACCGATAAAGGCATTGTGGTAGGACTTGAAAACAGTGGTGATCACGAGCGTATGAGCGTGCGAAACCTGCCGTTTTTAGCAGGAACCTGCGCAGCATATGGCTTAGACAGAGAAAAAGCATTACAGCTTATTACTTCAAATACGGCAAAATTATTAGGCATTGACGCTACTTGCGGTACTTTGGAAACGGGTAAAGATGCCACTTTATTTATCTCTGAAGGTGATGCACTTGACATGAGAACAAATAAGTTAACCACTGCTTTCATTCAGGGAAGAAAGATTAACTTAGAAACTTTTCAAACAAAACTGAACGATAAATTCAAAACAAAGTTCAATCAGAAATAA
- a CDS encoding amidohydrolase family protein — translation MKRKLLLLFLSVFLTKTYAQDYFPVNESVHNKNNNYTVFTNATIYVTPTQKIEKGTLLVQDGKVVGVGNNITIPKNSVAIDLTGKTIYPSFIDIYTSFGVEKPKSAPGRGRDRSPLYDTKKVGYYWNESVRPEVNTYETFKYDQSKAEELLKAGFGVVGTHIADGVAQGTGILVALNNTENSKQIIANKITNHFAFTRSALTNQAYPSSLMGMTALLRQMYLDLDWYKKGNSETKDLSLEALADNEKLVQIFATEDKLNSLRAAKIAKEFGLNYILKGSGNEFERIEEIKATNAKYIIPISFPEAYDVSNPYLSNQIELADMRFWNQAPTNLKVLSENGVVFALTTDKLKKTEDFKTNLLKAIKYGFDKTKALEALTTVPAAILGKSNEVGSLKTGAFANFIITSGEIFDEKTVLYENWVQGTKYVVNDVNAKDIRGNYDLTVGKDTYKWKIEGTVDTPKSEITTADTKKVSSTFAVSKNWITLLIKPTDSIKSNFTRLTGLIEKPENLSGKAVLANGTELFWTATRTSPFVAVKDSTKVEKLNPIIPTTYPNIAFGDSKRLTAQTLLFKNATVWTNEKEGILTETDVLIKNGKIAAVGKNLSDASATVIDAKGKHITSGIIDEHSHIAISKGVNEMGHNSTAEVTIQDVVNSEDINIYRDLAGGVTTSQLLHGSANPIGGRSAIVKWKWGAAPEEMLYKNQPKFIKFALGENVKQANWGIDNPTRFPQTRMGVEQVFTDYFQRAKEYDESWKKFNAGSKKGKAPRVDLELQTIAEILNKERFITCHSYVESEILMLMNVTEKFNFKVNTFTHILEGYKVADKMKEHGVGASTFSDWWAYKFEVNDAIPFNGPIMHNQGLVVAYNSDDAEMSRRLNQEAAKAVKYGNISEEEAWKFVTLNPAKLLHIDDKVGSVKVGKDADVVLWSENPLSIYAKVEKTMIEGVVYFDLEKDAEKQQAIAKERSLLIGQMLQEKNKGMSTQPPTKKEKKEYHCDTLEQ, via the coding sequence ATGAAAAGAAAACTACTACTACTGTTTTTGAGTGTTTTTTTAACAAAAACGTACGCTCAAGATTACTTTCCCGTTAATGAAAGTGTCCACAACAAAAACAACAATTACACTGTTTTTACCAATGCTACGATTTATGTAACCCCAACACAAAAAATCGAAAAAGGAACCTTACTAGTTCAGGATGGCAAAGTGGTTGGCGTTGGAAACAACATCACCATTCCTAAAAATAGTGTTGCCATTGATCTTACAGGAAAAACGATTTATCCTTCGTTTATTGATATCTACACCAGCTTTGGGGTTGAAAAACCAAAAAGTGCTCCGGGACGCGGACGTGACCGCAGCCCGTTATACGACACCAAAAAAGTAGGTTACTACTGGAACGAAAGCGTTCGTCCGGAAGTAAATACTTATGAAACTTTTAAATACGATCAGTCGAAAGCCGAAGAATTATTAAAAGCCGGTTTTGGAGTAGTAGGAACGCATATTGCTGACGGAGTTGCTCAGGGAACCGGAATTTTAGTGGCGCTGAACAATACCGAAAACAGCAAACAAATTATCGCCAATAAAATCACCAACCATTTTGCTTTTACAAGAAGTGCGCTGACCAATCAGGCTTACCCAAGTTCGTTAATGGGTATGACGGCTTTGTTACGTCAAATGTACCTGGACTTAGACTGGTACAAAAAAGGGAATTCAGAAACCAAAGATTTGTCATTAGAAGCTTTAGCTGATAACGAAAAACTGGTTCAGATTTTTGCTACAGAAGACAAACTAAACAGCTTAAGAGCAGCGAAAATTGCCAAAGAATTTGGATTAAACTATATTCTGAAAGGAAGCGGAAATGAGTTTGAAAGAATTGAAGAAATTAAAGCTACCAATGCCAAATACATCATTCCAATCAGTTTCCCTGAGGCGTATGATGTTTCTAACCCTTATTTGTCCAATCAAATCGAATTGGCCGATATGCGTTTCTGGAATCAGGCACCAACAAACCTAAAAGTGCTTTCAGAGAATGGAGTTGTTTTTGCTTTAACAACTGACAAATTAAAAAAGACTGAAGATTTTAAAACTAATTTATTAAAAGCCATTAAATATGGTTTCGATAAAACAAAAGCTCTGGAAGCTCTAACCACAGTTCCTGCAGCTATTTTAGGAAAAAGTAATGAAGTAGGAAGTTTGAAAACAGGAGCTTTTGCCAACTTTATCATTACTTCAGGTGAAATTTTTGACGAAAAAACTGTTTTATACGAAAACTGGGTTCAGGGAACGAAATACGTTGTGAACGATGTTAACGCAAAAGACATTCGTGGTAATTACGACTTAACGGTTGGAAAAGATACTTACAAATGGAAAATCGAAGGAACGGTTGATACTCCAAAATCTGAAATTACAACTGCAGACACAAAGAAAGTAAGCAGCACTTTTGCTGTTTCTAAAAACTGGATTACTCTTTTAATTAAACCAACTGATTCAATCAAATCAAATTTTACACGTTTGACCGGATTGATCGAAAAACCGGAAAACTTATCCGGAAAAGCGGTATTGGCAAACGGAACGGAATTGTTCTGGACTGCTACAAGAACAAGCCCTTTTGTTGCTGTAAAAGATTCGACCAAAGTTGAAAAACTAAACCCAATTATCCCGACAACTTATCCAAATATTGCTTTCGGTGACTCCAAAAGACTAACGGCTCAAACTTTACTATTCAAAAATGCTACAGTTTGGACCAATGAAAAAGAAGGTATTTTAACTGAAACTGACGTTTTAATTAAAAATGGAAAAATTGCCGCTGTAGGTAAAAATCTTTCAGATGCTTCAGCTACTGTTATTGATGCTAAAGGCAAACACATTACCAGCGGAATTATTGACGAACACTCTCATATCGCCATTTCTAAAGGGGTGAACGAAATGGGACATAACTCGACTGCCGAAGTTACGATTCAGGATGTTGTAAACTCTGAAGACATCAACATCTATAGAGACTTAGCAGGAGGTGTAACTACTTCCCAATTATTACACGGATCTGCCAACCCAATTGGAGGACGTTCTGCCATTGTAAAATGGAAATGGGGTGCTGCACCGGAGGAAATGCTATACAAAAACCAGCCAAAGTTCATCAAATTTGCTTTGGGAGAAAATGTAAAACAAGCAAATTGGGGAATTGATAATCCTACTCGTTTTCCACAAACAAGAATGGGAGTTGAACAGGTTTTTACTGATTATTTCCAACGTGCAAAAGAATATGATGAAAGCTGGAAAAAATTCAACGCAGGTTCTAAAAAAGGAAAAGCACCAAGAGTTGACTTAGAACTGCAAACAATCGCTGAGATCCTAAACAAAGAACGTTTTATTACCTGTCACTCTTATGTAGAATCTGAGATCTTAATGTTGATGAATGTTACAGAGAAATTCAATTTCAAAGTGAACACTTTTACACACATTCTGGAAGGATATAAAGTTGCTGATAAAATGAAAGAGCACGGTGTTGGAGCTTCTACATTCTCTGACTGGTGGGCTTATAAATTTGAAGTAAATGATGCAATTCCGTTTAACGGACCAATCATGCACAATCAGGGATTAGTGGTTGCTTACAACTCAGATGATGCCGAAATGTCTAGAAGACTGAATCAGGAAGCTGCAAAAGCAGTAAAATACGGAAACATCTCTGAAGAAGAAGCGTGGAAATTTGTAACACTGAACCCTGCCAAATTATTACACATTGACGATAAGGTAGGAAGTGTAAAAGTTGGTAAAGACGCTGACGTTGTATTGTGGAGCGAAAACCCGTTGTCTATTTATGCTAAAGTTGAAAAAACAATGATTGAAGGTGTAGTGTATTTTGACCTTGAAAAAGATGCTGAAAAACAACAGGCTATTGCTAAAGAAAGAAGTTTATTGATTGGACAGATGTTACAGGAAAAAAACAAAGGAATGAGCACACAGCCGCCAACCAAAAAAGAGAAGAAAGAATATCACTGTGATACTTTAGAACAATAA
- a CDS encoding ammonium transporter: MRKIILSVILITILVLTFLSNFILSDNPIPAEAVKFDTGDTAWMIVATAFVLLMTPGLGFFYGGMVGKKNVISTMLQSFMAMVIVTILWVIVAFGLAFGPTIGGIIGDPTSNLFFQNVGTSTAWSLAPTIPFMLFALFQAKFAIITPALITGAFAERVRFWAYLLFMVLFILFIYSPLAHMTWHPDGVFFKMGVLDFAGGTVVHMSAGWAALAGAMFLGKRKVQKVNPARITYVLLGTGLLWFGWFGFNAGSALGANGLAVQALGTTTVAAAAAAMAWVFLDKILGHKLSALGACIGAVVGLVAITPAAGFVSISHAIFIGAFSAIVSNLVVSKFPKGKIDDALDVFACHGVGGMVGMLLTGVFASKAINPAVGDNQGLIFGTPTLFINQLTALVIVSIFAFVASYILFFIVNKITPLRVTEEKEELGLDISQHGEFL, encoded by the coding sequence ATGCGAAAAATTATTTTAAGTGTGATCCTTATCACGATTTTAGTACTCACCTTTTTATCCAACTTTATACTATCTGATAATCCAATTCCGGCAGAAGCTGTAAAGTTTGACACAGGAGATACAGCCTGGATGATCGTAGCTACTGCTTTTGTTTTGCTTATGACACCGGGACTAGGATTTTTCTACGGAGGAATGGTAGGTAAGAAAAACGTTATCAGTACCATGCTGCAAAGTTTTATGGCAATGGTAATTGTTACTATCTTATGGGTTATTGTCGCTTTCGGATTAGCATTTGGCCCTACTATTGGCGGAATCATTGGAGATCCAACTTCCAATTTATTCTTTCAGAATGTAGGCACCAGCACTGCCTGGAGCCTTGCCCCAACCATACCTTTTATGTTATTCGCATTGTTTCAGGCAAAATTCGCCATTATTACACCTGCATTAATCACCGGTGCATTTGCAGAACGTGTGCGTTTTTGGGCTTATTTATTATTCATGGTTTTATTCATCCTATTCATATATTCTCCTTTAGCCCATATGACATGGCATCCTGACGGAGTATTCTTTAAAATGGGAGTATTAGATTTCGCGGGCGGAACAGTTGTGCACATGAGTGCCGGATGGGCCGCTTTAGCCGGAGCAATGTTCTTAGGAAAAAGAAAAGTTCAAAAAGTAAATCCGGCCAGAATTACTTATGTTTTACTAGGAACAGGTTTATTATGGTTTGGATGGTTTGGTTTCAATGCCGGTTCTGCATTAGGTGCTAACGGATTAGCTGTCCAGGCCTTAGGAACGACAACTGTTGCTGCCGCAGCTGCTGCAATGGCTTGGGTTTTCCTGGATAAAATCTTAGGACACAAATTATCTGCTCTTGGTGCGTGTATAGGAGCAGTTGTAGGACTGGTTGCTATTACTCCGGCCGCAGGTTTCGTAAGCATCTCACATGCTATTTTCATTGGAGCATTTTCTGCCATCGTTAGTAATTTGGTAGTAAGCAAATTTCCTAAAGGAAAAATCGATGATGCGTTAGACGTTTTCGCCTGTCATGGTGTTGGCGGTATGGTAGGAATGCTGCTAACCGGTGTTTTTGCCTCGAAAGCCATCAACCCGGCTGTCGGAGACAATCAAGGTTTAATTTTTGGAACTCCAACATTGTTCATCAATCAGTTAACGGCTTTGGTAATCGTTTCAATTTTCGCATTTGTCGCTTCCTATATCTTGTTCTTCATTGTAAACAAAATTACTCCGCTAAGAGTTACTGAAGAGAAAGAAGAATTAGGATTGGATATTTCTCAACACGGGGAATTCTTATAA
- a CDS encoding antitoxin Xre/MbcA/ParS toxin-binding domain-containing protein has protein sequence MESEKLITKAIDALYQHAESLFDSKGDFDRWLDTPNFFTDKHPPRELLNNIEGINFIESRLTAMEYGDNI, from the coding sequence ATGGAATCAGAAAAATTAATTACTAAGGCAATAGATGCTTTATATCAGCACGCAGAATCTCTTTTTGACAGCAAAGGAGATTTTGATAGATGGCTAGACACTCCCAATTTCTTCACAGATAAGCATCCACCTCGGGAATTATTAAACAATATTGAAGGTATTAATTTTATCGAAAGCCGTCTAACCGCTATGGAATATGGTGATAACATTTAA